The Lodderomyces elongisporus chromosome 6, complete sequence region AGACATCATTACCGTTGTTGGTGCCACCTCTGGAGATACTGGTTCTGCTGCCATTTACGGATTGAGAGGTAAGAAGGATGTTTCTGTGTTCATCTTGTACCCCACTGGAAGAATTAGTCCTattcaagaagagcaaatGACTACAGTTGAAGACGCCAATGTACACACCCTTTCCGTTAATGGTACTTTTGACGATTGCCAAGATATTGTCAAATCAATCTTTGGTGACAAGGAGTTCAACGACAAATACCATGTTGGTGCAGTCAACTCCATCAACTGGGCAAGAATCTTGGCACAACAGACTTACTACTTCTACTCCTACttccaattgcaaaaacaactCGGTGGAAACTCAAAAGTCAGATTCGTTGTTCCATCAGGTAACTTTGGAGACATTTTGGCAGGTTACTATGCATACAAGATGGGATTGCCAGTGGACAAATTGATTATTGCCACAAATGAAAACGATATCCTTGACAGATTTATGAAATCTGGAGAATATGCAAAGCAGCAAGAAGTCGGTGTCAAGGTCACCTACTCGCCAGCCATGGACATTTTGATCTCGTCCAATTTTGAAAGATTGTTGTGGTACTTGATCAGAGACAATGTTGCCAACGGCAATGACGAGAAAGCCGGCGAGATCTTGAGCGGATGGATGAAAGAGTTGAAGGAAAACGGTAAATTTACAGCACCTCAAgaagttgttgaaaaagcCAGAGTTGTTTTCGACTCCGATAGAGTCAGCAACGAGGACACCATCAAGACCATCAAGGAAGTGTATTCAAACAACCCAGAAAAGTACATCATTGACCCACACACAGCAATTGGAGTCAAGACATCCTACAGATTCATCGAAAAAGAACCTAAAGCAGAATACATCTCGCTCTCGACTGCCCATCCAGCCAAGTTCTCCGAGGTTGTCAACAAGGCACTCGAGTCGTTTGACGGTTACTCTTTTGAGAAGGATGTACTTCCAGCAGAGCTTAAGGCTTTGAGCAccaaggaaaagagaatcAAGCTCATTGACGAGCCAAGCATCGAAAAGGTGAAACAGGCCATCAAAGATGAGTTGAAGTTTTAAAAATGTTtctactttattttattttattttattttcatttataatttaattttctaGTTAATTTTctaattctttctttttttgttgttggtcatttttcttatttatAGTGACATTCCCGTCAATAACATCCACCTTGTATCCAACTTCTTGCAATACATCGTCATCGATCACTTTCTTTGCCTCCAATTCTGCCACTATTTTCTGGTTCGATGGATTCTTGTCCAAAAGATACTTTGTACACAATATTGCTTGTTCTTTGATGAATGGGTTATTGTTGTCAATCACACAATTCGATAGCACAAGTGTTAGGCCGCCTAGTTCTCTTATTTGCTCTTGAATAGGGAAGGACTGGTAGCACATGTATGAAaggatggtgatgatgtaTGATTTTGCATGTGGGTACCCAACCACCTCCTCTATTTTGGACTTTATTGTAAGTTGTTTGACATTTTCATGAATGAGCTTAAACACTTTTATCAATACTGGTAAGAAAGATTCCTGCATGTTGGTAAGGAACTGTACTGTAGCATTAAACTTTGATAAATCGGCCAAAATACTCAATGCTGGAAGAATCTGATATTCAATTTCGGAATCGTTGAGGTTGTCCTTGGTGAGCGAGCCACcaacaatacaaaatatATAGACCACCCAGTCCAAGAGAGCTACTAGTTGATAGTTGTTCCAGTCATCGCTAGTCTGTAAAATTGTCGATGATAATTCCAACCACTCTCTCCTTACTTCCGTGCTAGTCTGCACTGTATTGACCCACTTTCCAAAACTTTCATGAGTAATGACATCATATAGTAAATGAAGCAACATTTTGGAATCGTGTGTGATATCCTCAAAGTTTATACTTTCATATAACTTGTATAGTTGTGCCAATACATGATTATCCTCAATCTTCAACAACTGGAgtaaattttcatttgtcACATCGGGATCCTCGGTGAAGAACTGGCGGAACAAGAAATGGATTACTGGTGATCTGGGAAACACTTTGGTAGTCTTGAATAGCTTGTTGAGCTCATCGAGGTCTTCCGTATCTGACATCTCTTCAGGCTCTTTAAGTTCCTTGagtttttgcaaaagttgGTGTTTTCGTGGGAAATTAGCCATAGTTTGCCAGTACACTTCAATGACCTTTTTATTCcaatcttcatcttcttctttctcttcgttttcaacttcttctCCTGTTGGGTTGTCCAGTACAATAAAGTTTTGGAAGCTCTTCACAACTTTTGAATAAACGGTGCCATCGCTTAGCAGAACTGCTTTATTTCGCACAATCAATAGAAGCCCTCTGTATAGTCGTAATTTATatacattcttttttggtggtGCATATTCAAGAATCGATGAGATGTGATTTAGACTCACTGGTGTGTTTTGATCCTCTGCTGTCTCTTTCACAGCCAAGCTCAATTGCGCTATACAACTATCAAAGCCCTCCTGATTCGTAGACTTTAACCATTGCAACGTTTGCTCTATCCTTAGTTCCACATTAGACATATTTGAGgcaaaaatagaaagatgataagaaaagggaaaggggaaaaaaaaacaaaggagtgcgaagaggaagaaaaggaaattggGTGCAAACTAAAGAATCTATACTCTACtcttatatttttattagtAATTTAATCTCTATTCCTACTTTACTCttctatacttttttttgtctattttattccttatttttttttttttgcttttttttactttattctattttattttattttattttgcagagccaaaaaaataaagcagAAAGGATAATCTGAGAAAAATCTATTTTGGTTTATTCAAGTCACAAGCGTGCGGATTCATCACGCAATACTTTGGGACCAAGGGCGCTGCAGGATGGCCTGCTTTTATCAAAAACTCTctgaaaagtaaaatacGAGTCGTCATTTCCTCTAACCGGAAAACACCCTCTGCATTCTTATTGCCACTCCATAAGGATTCTGCAAGTGCCGACGTTCTTGGCCAAATCTTACCCGTCAAAACAGTAAAGTCAACTTGCTCAGAAAAAAGGACAGCTTCGGCACCCAATACCAACTTGGATTCTTCTCTAGTCAAATTCTGTGCAATATCAAACGTGTAGATTCGTTGCCAAGTCTTGTAGGGAGCACACCAACTTCCGCCTTGGCCATTATTaaattcttcattttcgGGAGAGTCTACATACCGGAAATCATCTGTGACCCAGCCACCGTAGCCACAATCGAGATACAAGTGACTGGACAGCGACACCACCACCTCGTACCCTTGCAGAGTCAAATTCTTGACACCGCTCTGTTCATGCCACACTTGGAGTGTAACATTACTAGGCAAACTATGAGCAGCTCCATCTGACGACAAGAGCACATCGTCCCACATCATCAACTTACGTCCAGGAATAGCGTTGAACAAAGGCAAGGCACGATCAATGTAGTGCTGGACCACATCGCCAAGTGTAGTTGCATTATTAAACCACTCACGGggaaaacaatttttttgaagcTCATCGTTCCCAACATGGAAATATTTGTCGCCAAATACATTGCTGAGTTCATTGTACACGTCGGAAATGTACTTATAAGTATCCAGATCCATAATATTTAATTGTCCTGGAGGAGGCTCTACCGCCACATCACCCCACCAATCATTTCCACACAAGACTATATTGGGGTCAATCTGCCTCCAGCCTGCTCTTGCATGGCCCGGCATATCGATTTCCGGTATAACGCGTACTCCACGAGATCTAGCAAAATCCTGCACCAATTTGAGTTCATCTTTAGTATAAATCTCGCCCAGTGAATATGCATCACGAATCATCTCAGGGTGCGACTCCAAAAGCAACGGCCAGCTTTGACTATCAACCAAATGCCAATGGAGTACATTCATTTTGCACAACGACATAATCTCTATTTGTTCCAAGACATTTGCCACTGGCAAGAAATTCCTGGCGGAATCAATCATGAGCCCCCTATGTTGATATTGTGGGTAATCCTCGATATGTACTGACGACTCACATATCCAGTGACCATTGTTGCCTTTGTACACCAAAAGTTGCGCCAAAGTCGTTAATGCATGCAACGCACCCCAGATTGTGCCACTCGATATTCCAATCTGGGTTTC contains the following coding sequences:
- the THR4 gene encoding threonine synthase (BUSCO:EOG09261B6Y) yields the protein MSSQVYRSTRSSQPEELSFEDVVMTGLAPDGGLYLPSSIPQLPSNFTETWKDLSFNELAFEILRLYINESEIPSDDLKDLIKRSYATFRSDEVTPIKKLDDNLHILELFHGPTYAFKDVALQFVGNLFEYFLVRCNNKKKEGEPRDIITVVGATSGDTGSAAIYGLRGKKDVSVFILYPTGRISPIQEEQMTTVEDANVHTLSVNGTFDDCQDIVKSIFGDKEFNDKYHVGAVNSINWARILAQQTYYFYSYFQLQKQLGGNSKVRFVVPSGNFGDILAGYYAYKMGLPVDKLIIATNENDILDRFMKSGEYAKQQEVGVKVTYSPAMDILISSNFERLLWYLIRDNVANGNDEKAGEILSGWMKELKENGKFTAPQEVVEKARVVFDSDRVSNEDTIKTIKEVYSNNPEKYIIDPHTAIGVKTSYRFIEKEPKAEYISLSTAHPAKFSEVVNKALESFDGYSFEKDVLPAELKALSTKEKRIKLIDEPSIEKVKQAIKDELKF
- the HEX1 gene encoding woronin body major protein (CAZy:GH20), whose amino-acid sequence is MWNIILVYFYTIAVVASVLVDPLPRPQSINWLGNTSITIDINQLQLNTNSSILNDAFSRTIAQVRRAKWSPYDYTNSTDPIIVVSSTLESHVIDIQVDDLDQDLQVGVDESFELQVNETQIGISSGTIWGALHALTTLAQLLVYKGNNGHWICESSVHIEDYPQYQHRGLMIDSARNFLPVANVLEQIEIMSLCKMNVLHWHLVDSQSWPLLLESHPEMIRDAYSSGEIYTKDELKLVQDFARSRGVRVIPEIDMPGHARAGWRQIDPNIVLCGNDWWGDVAVEPPPGQLNIMDSDTYKYISDVYNELSNVFGDKYFHVGNDELQKNCFPREWFNNATTLGDVVQHYIDRALPLFNAIPGRKLMMWDDVLLSSDGAAHSLPSNVTLQVWHEQSGVKNLTSQGYEVVVSSSSHLYLDCGYGGWVTDDFRYVDSPENEEFNNGQGGSWCAPYKTWQRIYTFDIAQNLTREESKLVLGAEAVLFSEQVDFTVLTGKIWPRTSALAESLWSGNKNAEGVFRLEEMTTRILLFREFLIKAGHPAAPLVPKYCVMNPHACDLNKPK